A genomic window from Triticum urartu cultivar G1812 chromosome 7, Tu2.1, whole genome shotgun sequence includes:
- the LOC125523592 gene encoding 26S proteasome non-ATPase regulatory subunit 2 homolog A-like isoform X1: MKGDDLSEEDLELKARLEDCVQLAQSGDPRLRVEAIDTLRKEIRAATSSMTSVPKPLKFLRAHYGTLKACFQRMRDPAQKKHMADILSVLALTASAEGERESLKYCMMGSLVDICSWGHVYVRNLAFEIGKEWKDNGSSTPIESKIELVLEIVKFHMKHNAETEALDLLMEVGYLEMLLDEKYEEYLARLFCLVDSTNYKRACLYLTTSSKYLLTPDREAYEATLYIAFGMYGKFRDLASALRIVLLVNDDKCCDQSVKIVFAETEDFSLKQQLAFMIARYGLSMEVDDDMVADENEKNALQEVVNNTKLSEGYHMLARDIGVMEPKSPEDIYKVHLIGGQGAKSSSLDSARQNLAATFVNAFVNAGYCQDKLMTAISDSSENLLFEKNELGKASAVASLGMIHLWDHDSGFAILDKYLQSDDTHVVAGALLGIGMVSCGVKNDYDPALALISGYSTSAASITRIGAILGLGIAYAGSRKDKLKSLFLITLSDSQAPLVDLVFSAISLGLVFVGSCNEEIAQSIISVLKNLIKAELAEPIIRLLPVSIGLLYLGKQEGPKANVVKVSETFDEIMKEVSKFFDKIMKDYWDVTLMSLAYAGTGNVLKVQELLSICSKKEGGSHQGPAVLGIALIAMAEELGVEMAVRSLEQLFKYGDYNIRRAVPLALGMLYISNPKVDVVDTLSRLSNDADGQVMMAATISLGLIGAGTNNARIAELLRNLSSQEHGVYLFCVRIAQGLVHLGKGLLTLAPYHSDRLLLSPVALAGLVTVLHACLNMQPTILGEYPYMLYILALAMQPRMLLTLDEDLKPLPVPVHVGQAVDVVGQAGSPRTITGFQTHNTPVLLAAGERAELATEKYIPLTPVLEGFVILRKNPEHHED; this comes from the exons ATGAAGGGGGACGATCTG TCGGAGGAGGACCTCGAGCTCAAGGCGCGTCTCGAGGATTGCGTGCAGCTGGCGCAGAGCGGCGACCCCCGCCTCCGGGTAGAAGCCATCGACACCCTGAG GAAAGAGATTCGTGCGGCGACAAGCTCAATGACGTCTGTCCCGAAACCACTCAAATTCCTCCGTGCACACTACGGAACTCTCAAGGCTTGTTTTCAGAGAATGCGGGATCCTGCACAGAAG AAACATATGGCTGACATTCTGTCAGTATTGGCCTTGACAGCGTCTGCTGAAGGAGAAAGG gaaagcctcaagtACTGTATGATGGGCTCTTTAGTTGATATATGTTCATGGGGTCATGTATATGTGAG AAACTTGGCTTTTGAAATTGGAAAAGAGTGGAAG GACAATGGCTCATCAACACCAATTGAATCCAAGATAGAACTAGTGCTGGAAATTGTCAAATTTCACATGAAG CATAATGCTGAAACTGAAGCTCTGGATCTTTTGATGGAG GTTGGATACCTTGAGATGCTTTTAGACGAAAAATATGAAGAGTACCTTGCAAGGCTATTTTGTCTTGTTGACTCTACCAACTACAAAAGGGCATGCTTGTATTTGACTACTTCTTCTAA ATACCTTTTGACTCCTGACCGTGAGGCCTATGAGGCCACACTTTACATTGCCTTTGGCATGTATGGGAAGTTTAGGGATCTTGCAAGTGCTTTGCGAATTGTGCTTTTGGTCAACGACGACAAG TGTTGTGATCAGAGTGTGAAGATTGTATTTGCAGAAACTGAAGATTTCTCCCTGAAGCAGCAACTCGCATTTATGATAGCACGCTAT GGTTTAAGCATGGAGGTTGATGATGACATGGTTGCAGATGAAAATGAGAAGAATGCTTTGCAGGAAGTAGTTAATAACACCAAACTGAGTGAGGGGTACCATATGCTTGCGCGGGATATTGGTGTCATGGAGCCAAAATCTCCAGAGGACATATATAAG GTTCATCTGATTGGCGGTCAAGGTGCCAAAAGCTCCAGCCTTGATTCTGCAAGACAAAATTTGGCCGCAACTTTTGTCAATGCATTTGTGAATGCTGGTTATTGCCAG GACAAACTCATGACTGCAATTTCAGATTCTTCTGAAAATTTGCTATTCGAGAAGAACGAACTTGGGAAAGCCAGTGCAGTAGCTAGTCTG GGAATGATACATCTATGGGATCATGATTCAGGATTTGCCATACTTGACAAGTACCTGCAGAGCGATGATACTCATGTCGTTGCAGGGGCTTTGTTAGGTATAGGAATGGTCTCTTGTGGTGTGAAGAATGACTATGATCCT GCACTTGCTCTTATTTCTGGGTATAGCACGAGTGCAGCATCAATTACACGTATCGGTGCAATCTTGGGCCTTGGTATTGCTTATGCTGGGTCCCGGAAAGACAAG CTTAAATCGTTGTTCTTAATTACCTTGAGTGACTCCCAAGCACCTTTGGTGGACTTAGTGTTCTCTGCCATCTCCTTGGGATTGGTGTTTGTTGGTTCCTGCAACGAAGAGATTGCACAGTCAATCATATCTGTCTTGAAAAATCTTATTAAAGCAGAGCTTGCAGAGCCCATTATTCGTCTGCTTCCAGTTTCCATTGGCCTTCTATATCTTGGAAAACAG GAGGGGCCGAAGGCTAACGTTGTTAAGGTTTCTGAAACATTTGATGAAATAATGAAGGAGGTTTCTAAATTTTTTGATAAAATAATGAAGGACTATTGGGATGTAACTCTTATGTCTTTGGCATATGCTGGGACAGGGAATGTGCTTAAG GTTCAGGAGCTCCTTAGTATCTGCTCAAAAAAGGAAGGTGGAAGTCACCAAGGGCCAGCAGTACTTGGAATTGCTCTTATTGCCATGGCTGAAGAATTAGGAGTTGAAATGGCTGTACGGTCCCTTGAGCAACTTTTTAAGTATGGTGATTATAATATTAGAAGAGCGGTTCCTCTTGCTCTTGGCATGCTCTACATATCCAATCCAAAG GTAGACGTTGTAGACACACTGAGTAGACTGAGCAATGATGCGGACGGTCAAGTAATGATG GCTGCAACCATCTCACTGGGTTTGATAGGTGCTGGTACAAACAATGCACGTATAGCCGAGTTGCTTCGTAACCTCTCAAGTCAGGAACATGGCGTTTACCTGTTTTGT GTGAGGATTGCCCAGGGTCTTGTTCACCTAGGGAAGGGCTTGCTGACACTTGCCCCATACCACTCTGACCGGTTACTTCTATCCCC CGTAGCGCTAGCTGGGCTAGTAACCGTTCTGCACGCATGCCTTAACATGCAACCCACCATCCTCGGAGAGTATCCCTACATGCTATACATCCTTGCCCTTGCTATGCAG CCTAGGATGTTACTGACTCTGGATGAGGATCTCAAGCCCCTCCCTGTGCCTGTTCATGTTGGCCAAGCGGTTGATGTGGTCGGTCAAGCGGGAAGTCCCAGGACCATCACTGGGTTCCAGACGCACAACACGCCTGTATTGCTCGCTGCAGGGGAGCGAGCTGAGCTAGCAACTGAAAA ATATATTCCGCTGACACCAGTTCTGGAGGGCTTTGTGATCCTGAGGAAGAACCCAGAGCATCATGAAGATTGA
- the LOC125523592 gene encoding 26S proteasome non-ATPase regulatory subunit 2 homolog A-like isoform X2, whose translation MKGDDLSEEDLELKARLEDCVQLAQSGDPRLRVEAIDTLRKEIRAATSSMTSVPKPLKFLRAHYGTLKACFQRMRDPAQKKHMADILSVLALTASAEGERESLKYCMMGSLVDICSWGHVYVRNLAFEIGKEWKDNGSSTPIESKIELVLEIVKFHMKHNAETEALDLLMEVGYLEMLLDEKYEEYLARLFCLVDSTNYKRACLYLTTSSKYLLTPDREAYEATLYIAFGMYGKFRDLASALRIVLLVNDDKCCDQSVKIVFAETEDFSLKQQLAFMIARYEVVNNTKLSEGYHMLARDIGVMEPKSPEDIYKVHLIGGQGAKSSSLDSARQNLAATFVNAFVNAGYCQDKLMTAISDSSENLLFEKNELGKASAVASLGMIHLWDHDSGFAILDKYLQSDDTHVVAGALLGIGMVSCGVKNDYDPALALISGYSTSAASITRIGAILGLGIAYAGSRKDKLKSLFLITLSDSQAPLVDLVFSAISLGLVFVGSCNEEIAQSIISVLKNLIKAELAEPIIRLLPVSIGLLYLGKQEGPKANVVKVSETFDEIMKEVSKFFDKIMKDYWDVTLMSLAYAGTGNVLKVQELLSICSKKEGGSHQGPAVLGIALIAMAEELGVEMAVRSLEQLFKYGDYNIRRAVPLALGMLYISNPKVDVVDTLSRLSNDADGQVMMAATISLGLIGAGTNNARIAELLRNLSSQEHGVYLFCVRIAQGLVHLGKGLLTLAPYHSDRLLLSPVALAGLVTVLHACLNMQPTILGEYPYMLYILALAMQPRMLLTLDEDLKPLPVPVHVGQAVDVVGQAGSPRTITGFQTHNTPVLLAAGERAELATEKYIPLTPVLEGFVILRKNPEHHED comes from the exons ATGAAGGGGGACGATCTG TCGGAGGAGGACCTCGAGCTCAAGGCGCGTCTCGAGGATTGCGTGCAGCTGGCGCAGAGCGGCGACCCCCGCCTCCGGGTAGAAGCCATCGACACCCTGAG GAAAGAGATTCGTGCGGCGACAAGCTCAATGACGTCTGTCCCGAAACCACTCAAATTCCTCCGTGCACACTACGGAACTCTCAAGGCTTGTTTTCAGAGAATGCGGGATCCTGCACAGAAG AAACATATGGCTGACATTCTGTCAGTATTGGCCTTGACAGCGTCTGCTGAAGGAGAAAGG gaaagcctcaagtACTGTATGATGGGCTCTTTAGTTGATATATGTTCATGGGGTCATGTATATGTGAG AAACTTGGCTTTTGAAATTGGAAAAGAGTGGAAG GACAATGGCTCATCAACACCAATTGAATCCAAGATAGAACTAGTGCTGGAAATTGTCAAATTTCACATGAAG CATAATGCTGAAACTGAAGCTCTGGATCTTTTGATGGAG GTTGGATACCTTGAGATGCTTTTAGACGAAAAATATGAAGAGTACCTTGCAAGGCTATTTTGTCTTGTTGACTCTACCAACTACAAAAGGGCATGCTTGTATTTGACTACTTCTTCTAA ATACCTTTTGACTCCTGACCGTGAGGCCTATGAGGCCACACTTTACATTGCCTTTGGCATGTATGGGAAGTTTAGGGATCTTGCAAGTGCTTTGCGAATTGTGCTTTTGGTCAACGACGACAAG TGTTGTGATCAGAGTGTGAAGATTGTATTTGCAGAAACTGAAGATTTCTCCCTGAAGCAGCAACTCGCATTTATGATAGCACGCTAT GAAGTAGTTAATAACACCAAACTGAGTGAGGGGTACCATATGCTTGCGCGGGATATTGGTGTCATGGAGCCAAAATCTCCAGAGGACATATATAAG GTTCATCTGATTGGCGGTCAAGGTGCCAAAAGCTCCAGCCTTGATTCTGCAAGACAAAATTTGGCCGCAACTTTTGTCAATGCATTTGTGAATGCTGGTTATTGCCAG GACAAACTCATGACTGCAATTTCAGATTCTTCTGAAAATTTGCTATTCGAGAAGAACGAACTTGGGAAAGCCAGTGCAGTAGCTAGTCTG GGAATGATACATCTATGGGATCATGATTCAGGATTTGCCATACTTGACAAGTACCTGCAGAGCGATGATACTCATGTCGTTGCAGGGGCTTTGTTAGGTATAGGAATGGTCTCTTGTGGTGTGAAGAATGACTATGATCCT GCACTTGCTCTTATTTCTGGGTATAGCACGAGTGCAGCATCAATTACACGTATCGGTGCAATCTTGGGCCTTGGTATTGCTTATGCTGGGTCCCGGAAAGACAAG CTTAAATCGTTGTTCTTAATTACCTTGAGTGACTCCCAAGCACCTTTGGTGGACTTAGTGTTCTCTGCCATCTCCTTGGGATTGGTGTTTGTTGGTTCCTGCAACGAAGAGATTGCACAGTCAATCATATCTGTCTTGAAAAATCTTATTAAAGCAGAGCTTGCAGAGCCCATTATTCGTCTGCTTCCAGTTTCCATTGGCCTTCTATATCTTGGAAAACAG GAGGGGCCGAAGGCTAACGTTGTTAAGGTTTCTGAAACATTTGATGAAATAATGAAGGAGGTTTCTAAATTTTTTGATAAAATAATGAAGGACTATTGGGATGTAACTCTTATGTCTTTGGCATATGCTGGGACAGGGAATGTGCTTAAG GTTCAGGAGCTCCTTAGTATCTGCTCAAAAAAGGAAGGTGGAAGTCACCAAGGGCCAGCAGTACTTGGAATTGCTCTTATTGCCATGGCTGAAGAATTAGGAGTTGAAATGGCTGTACGGTCCCTTGAGCAACTTTTTAAGTATGGTGATTATAATATTAGAAGAGCGGTTCCTCTTGCTCTTGGCATGCTCTACATATCCAATCCAAAG GTAGACGTTGTAGACACACTGAGTAGACTGAGCAATGATGCGGACGGTCAAGTAATGATG GCTGCAACCATCTCACTGGGTTTGATAGGTGCTGGTACAAACAATGCACGTATAGCCGAGTTGCTTCGTAACCTCTCAAGTCAGGAACATGGCGTTTACCTGTTTTGT GTGAGGATTGCCCAGGGTCTTGTTCACCTAGGGAAGGGCTTGCTGACACTTGCCCCATACCACTCTGACCGGTTACTTCTATCCCC CGTAGCGCTAGCTGGGCTAGTAACCGTTCTGCACGCATGCCTTAACATGCAACCCACCATCCTCGGAGAGTATCCCTACATGCTATACATCCTTGCCCTTGCTATGCAG CCTAGGATGTTACTGACTCTGGATGAGGATCTCAAGCCCCTCCCTGTGCCTGTTCATGTTGGCCAAGCGGTTGATGTGGTCGGTCAAGCGGGAAGTCCCAGGACCATCACTGGGTTCCAGACGCACAACACGCCTGTATTGCTCGCTGCAGGGGAGCGAGCTGAGCTAGCAACTGAAAA ATATATTCCGCTGACACCAGTTCTGGAGGGCTTTGTGATCCTGAGGAAGAACCCAGAGCATCATGAAGATTGA
- the LOC125523592 gene encoding 26S proteasome non-ATPase regulatory subunit 2 homolog A-like isoform X3 → MKHNAETEALDLLMEVGYLEMLLDEKYEEYLARLFCLVDSTNYKRACLYLTTSSKYLLTPDREAYEATLYIAFGMYGKFRDLASALRIVLLVNDDKCCDQSVKIVFAETEDFSLKQQLAFMIARYGLSMEVDDDMVADENEKNALQEVVNNTKLSEGYHMLARDIGVMEPKSPEDIYKVHLIGGQGAKSSSLDSARQNLAATFVNAFVNAGYCQDKLMTAISDSSENLLFEKNELGKASAVASLGMIHLWDHDSGFAILDKYLQSDDTHVVAGALLGIGMVSCGVKNDYDPALALISGYSTSAASITRIGAILGLGIAYAGSRKDKLKSLFLITLSDSQAPLVDLVFSAISLGLVFVGSCNEEIAQSIISVLKNLIKAELAEPIIRLLPVSIGLLYLGKQEGPKANVVKVSETFDEIMKEVSKFFDKIMKDYWDVTLMSLAYAGTGNVLKVQELLSICSKKEGGSHQGPAVLGIALIAMAEELGVEMAVRSLEQLFKYGDYNIRRAVPLALGMLYISNPKVDVVDTLSRLSNDADGQVMMAATISLGLIGAGTNNARIAELLRNLSSQEHGVYLFCVRIAQGLVHLGKGLLTLAPYHSDRLLLSPVALAGLVTVLHACLNMQPTILGEYPYMLYILALAMQPRMLLTLDEDLKPLPVPVHVGQAVDVVGQAGSPRTITGFQTHNTPVLLAAGERAELATEKYIPLTPVLEGFVILRKNPEHHED, encoded by the exons ATGAAG CATAATGCTGAAACTGAAGCTCTGGATCTTTTGATGGAG GTTGGATACCTTGAGATGCTTTTAGACGAAAAATATGAAGAGTACCTTGCAAGGCTATTTTGTCTTGTTGACTCTACCAACTACAAAAGGGCATGCTTGTATTTGACTACTTCTTCTAA ATACCTTTTGACTCCTGACCGTGAGGCCTATGAGGCCACACTTTACATTGCCTTTGGCATGTATGGGAAGTTTAGGGATCTTGCAAGTGCTTTGCGAATTGTGCTTTTGGTCAACGACGACAAG TGTTGTGATCAGAGTGTGAAGATTGTATTTGCAGAAACTGAAGATTTCTCCCTGAAGCAGCAACTCGCATTTATGATAGCACGCTAT GGTTTAAGCATGGAGGTTGATGATGACATGGTTGCAGATGAAAATGAGAAGAATGCTTTGCAGGAAGTAGTTAATAACACCAAACTGAGTGAGGGGTACCATATGCTTGCGCGGGATATTGGTGTCATGGAGCCAAAATCTCCAGAGGACATATATAAG GTTCATCTGATTGGCGGTCAAGGTGCCAAAAGCTCCAGCCTTGATTCTGCAAGACAAAATTTGGCCGCAACTTTTGTCAATGCATTTGTGAATGCTGGTTATTGCCAG GACAAACTCATGACTGCAATTTCAGATTCTTCTGAAAATTTGCTATTCGAGAAGAACGAACTTGGGAAAGCCAGTGCAGTAGCTAGTCTG GGAATGATACATCTATGGGATCATGATTCAGGATTTGCCATACTTGACAAGTACCTGCAGAGCGATGATACTCATGTCGTTGCAGGGGCTTTGTTAGGTATAGGAATGGTCTCTTGTGGTGTGAAGAATGACTATGATCCT GCACTTGCTCTTATTTCTGGGTATAGCACGAGTGCAGCATCAATTACACGTATCGGTGCAATCTTGGGCCTTGGTATTGCTTATGCTGGGTCCCGGAAAGACAAG CTTAAATCGTTGTTCTTAATTACCTTGAGTGACTCCCAAGCACCTTTGGTGGACTTAGTGTTCTCTGCCATCTCCTTGGGATTGGTGTTTGTTGGTTCCTGCAACGAAGAGATTGCACAGTCAATCATATCTGTCTTGAAAAATCTTATTAAAGCAGAGCTTGCAGAGCCCATTATTCGTCTGCTTCCAGTTTCCATTGGCCTTCTATATCTTGGAAAACAG GAGGGGCCGAAGGCTAACGTTGTTAAGGTTTCTGAAACATTTGATGAAATAATGAAGGAGGTTTCTAAATTTTTTGATAAAATAATGAAGGACTATTGGGATGTAACTCTTATGTCTTTGGCATATGCTGGGACAGGGAATGTGCTTAAG GTTCAGGAGCTCCTTAGTATCTGCTCAAAAAAGGAAGGTGGAAGTCACCAAGGGCCAGCAGTACTTGGAATTGCTCTTATTGCCATGGCTGAAGAATTAGGAGTTGAAATGGCTGTACGGTCCCTTGAGCAACTTTTTAAGTATGGTGATTATAATATTAGAAGAGCGGTTCCTCTTGCTCTTGGCATGCTCTACATATCCAATCCAAAG GTAGACGTTGTAGACACACTGAGTAGACTGAGCAATGATGCGGACGGTCAAGTAATGATG GCTGCAACCATCTCACTGGGTTTGATAGGTGCTGGTACAAACAATGCACGTATAGCCGAGTTGCTTCGTAACCTCTCAAGTCAGGAACATGGCGTTTACCTGTTTTGT GTGAGGATTGCCCAGGGTCTTGTTCACCTAGGGAAGGGCTTGCTGACACTTGCCCCATACCACTCTGACCGGTTACTTCTATCCCC CGTAGCGCTAGCTGGGCTAGTAACCGTTCTGCACGCATGCCTTAACATGCAACCCACCATCCTCGGAGAGTATCCCTACATGCTATACATCCTTGCCCTTGCTATGCAG CCTAGGATGTTACTGACTCTGGATGAGGATCTCAAGCCCCTCCCTGTGCCTGTTCATGTTGGCCAAGCGGTTGATGTGGTCGGTCAAGCGGGAAGTCCCAGGACCATCACTGGGTTCCAGACGCACAACACGCCTGTATTGCTCGCTGCAGGGGAGCGAGCTGAGCTAGCAACTGAAAA ATATATTCCGCTGACACCAGTTCTGGAGGGCTTTGTGATCCTGAGGAAGAACCCAGAGCATCATGAAGATTGA
- the LOC125523594 gene encoding nuclear transport factor 2-like — MAAKAGNSVGGVLPHPHVIGNAFAQHYYKILNESPEDVHKFYHDQSILGRKPNSDGTLTSITTLRDINKHFVSTYLKGCSMEIDNVDSQPSHEGGVLVLVSGSFTVPDAMKRRFTQSFFLAPQKGGYFVLNDVLRYIPVEPETPPVKVTVLPLMDYFWV; from the exons ATGGCTGCGAAAGCTGGGAATTCTGTGGGTGGTGTTCTTCCCCATCCCCACGTG ATTGGAAATGCATTTGCCCAACACTACTACAAAATTCTGAATGAGTCACCAGAGGATGTCCATAAGTTCTATCATGATCAAAGTATTCTTGGTCGGAAGCCAAATTCTGATGGTACATTGACATCTATAACCACACTGCGT GATATCAATAAACACTTTGTATCTACATACCTCAAGGGATGTTCGATGGAGATAGACAATGTAGATTCTCAGCCATCCCACGAGGGCGGTGTGCTCGTTTTAGTTAGTGGGTCCTTCACTGTCCCTGATGCCATGAAGCGTAGGTTTACTCAGTCGTTCTTCCTTGCTCCACAAAAAGGAGGCTATTTTGTTCTGAATGATGTGCTTAGATACATTCCAGTTGAGCCAG AAACACCACCTGTCAAGGTTACAGTGCTTCCGTTGATGGATTATTTCTGGGTATGA